A window of Blastomonas sp. SL216 contains these coding sequences:
- a CDS encoding RDD family protein → MARAADLGRTRGADPKLKRTLVTPEGVALDVAIAPASARVGALFIDLSALFGMFVAFVLTILLLVWGYERAGLPSVSDGVLNFLFILFIIGTFLARNAYFLFFELGQRAATWGKRSVGIRVAARDGGRLTAEAVIARNLLRDIEMFLPLMFMTSGGVQGTLSEFAAWSGIIWVGIFLLFPLLNKDRLRCGDLIAGTWVVQAPKAVLGAVVATGAPASAEVAALPADRYRFSEAELSVYGEYELQMLEQVLRNGNAEAMETVAATICGKIGWTPPIGDERAFLEAYYTQLRARLERAMRFGRRRADKNS, encoded by the coding sequence ATGGCGCGCGCTGCCGATCTGGGACGTACGCGCGGGGCCGATCCCAAGCTCAAGCGTACGCTGGTGACGCCCGAGGGTGTCGCGCTGGACGTGGCCATCGCTCCTGCCAGCGCGCGCGTCGGGGCGTTGTTCATCGATCTGAGCGCGCTTTTCGGGATGTTTGTCGCGTTCGTCCTCACGATCCTGCTGCTGGTCTGGGGCTATGAGCGGGCAGGGCTGCCATCGGTGTCCGATGGCGTGCTCAACTTCCTGTTCATCCTGTTCATCATCGGCACGTTTCTGGCGCGCAATGCCTATTTCCTGTTCTTCGAGCTCGGGCAGCGCGCCGCGACTTGGGGCAAGAGATCGGTGGGCATTCGCGTGGCTGCGCGCGATGGCGGACGATTGACCGCAGAAGCGGTGATCGCCCGCAATCTGCTGCGCGATATCGAGATGTTCCTGCCGCTGATGTTCATGACATCGGGCGGTGTGCAGGGCACGCTGAGCGAATTTGCCGCCTGGAGCGGCATCATCTGGGTCGGCATCTTCCTGCTGTTCCCGTTGCTCAACAAGGACCGGCTGCGCTGCGGCGACCTGATCGCCGGGACCTGGGTGGTGCAGGCGCCCAAGGCCGTATTGGGCGCTGTAGTTGCGACTGGCGCGCCAGCCAGTGCCGAAGTCGCAGCGCTGCCCGCCGACCGCTACCGGTTCAGCGAGGCCGAGCTGTCGGTCTATGGCGAATATGAGCTGCAGATGCTGGAGCAAGTGCTGCGCAACGGCAATGCCGAGGCGATGGAGACGGTGGCGGCGACGATCTGCGGCAAGATCGGCTGGACTCCGCCGATCGGCGATGAGCGTGCGTTTCTCGAGGCCTATTACACGCAACTGCGCGCCCGGCTGGAACGCGCAATGCGTTTCGGCCGAAGGCGCGCTGACAAGAACAGCTGA
- a CDS encoding DUF58 domain-containing protein, whose protein sequence is MIGAYPTLRAGLLIAGGAPLAIALAAFTPGLWALGPAWSGAVLLLALIDALIAGRARDIALIVPASSELGSDVRIAIEAELAAQVPVVHAQASIAVASRIVPGGRGFAKLQSSDRKSALRGEFALSPVRRGSLEIERLWLRWQGPLGLGWRQEARASGESVAILPDIAAVRAPALQIFLKEAIYGILARQMRGEGSEFEALVEYQPGFDRRSIDWKSSARHSKLLAREYDTERNNQIVFALDSGSDMCEPVAGLPRIDRAVSAALLTSYVALKAGDQVRLFSFAARPERATPFVSGSRNFFRLQSEAAGIDYRFEESNYTLALSTLAAQLQRRSLIVVFTDFTDPTSAELMLESVGRLIDRHLLLFVAMEDEELLSLVDQPPDTSEMVAQSVAAASLLAQRRMVIARLRHMGIDVVEGRHDEIGTRLMNAYLKIKRRGQL, encoded by the coding sequence TTGATCGGAGCCTATCCGACCCTGCGTGCGGGCCTGCTGATTGCAGGCGGTGCGCCGCTGGCGATTGCGCTGGCGGCGTTCACACCGGGATTGTGGGCGCTCGGCCCCGCCTGGTCGGGCGCCGTTTTGCTGCTTGCGCTGATCGATGCGCTGATTGCGGGCAGGGCGCGGGATATTGCGCTCATCGTGCCGGCGAGCAGTGAGCTGGGCAGCGATGTTCGCATCGCTATCGAGGCCGAACTCGCCGCCCAGGTTCCTGTCGTGCATGCCCAGGCGAGCATTGCGGTGGCGAGCCGGATCGTGCCTGGCGGACGCGGCTTTGCGAAGTTGCAAAGCTCGGATCGCAAATCGGCACTGCGCGGCGAATTCGCTCTGTCGCCGGTGCGGCGCGGATCGCTGGAGATCGAGCGGTTATGGCTGCGCTGGCAAGGGCCGCTGGGCCTGGGCTGGCGTCAGGAAGCGCGGGCCAGCGGGGAGAGCGTCGCCATCCTGCCCGATATCGCGGCGGTGCGCGCGCCGGCGCTGCAGATATTCCTGAAGGAAGCGATCTACGGAATCCTGGCGCGGCAGATGCGCGGCGAGGGGAGCGAGTTCGAGGCGCTGGTCGAATATCAGCCCGGTTTCGACCGGCGATCGATCGACTGGAAAAGCTCTGCCCGGCACTCGAAGCTGCTGGCGCGCGAATATGATACCGAACGCAACAACCAGATCGTCTTCGCGCTCGATAGCGGATCGGACATGTGCGAGCCGGTCGCGGGCCTGCCGCGGATCGACCGCGCCGTCTCGGCAGCGCTGCTGACCAGCTATGTCGCGTTGAAGGCGGGCGATCAGGTCCGCCTGTTCTCGTTTGCCGCCCGGCCCGAGCGCGCGACACCCTTTGTCTCGGGCAGCCGCAATTTTTTCCGCCTGCAGTCCGAGGCGGCCGGGATCGACTATCGCTTCGAGGAGAGCAACTACACGCTGGCCCTCTCGACGCTCGCTGCGCAACTGCAGCGGCGATCGCTGATCGTCGTGTTCACCGACTTTACCGACCCAACCAGTGCAGAACTCATGCTCGAATCGGTCGGTCGGCTGATCGACCGGCATCTGTTGCTGTTCGTCGCGATGGAGGATGAGGAGCTGCTGTCCCTGGTCGACCAGCCGCCCGATACCAGTGAAATGGTCGCACAAAGCGTCGCGGCGGCGAGCCTGCTGGCGCAGCGCCGCATGGTGATCGCACGGCTGCGACATATGGGGATCGATGTGGTCGAGGGGCGGCATGACGAGATCGGTACGCGGCTGATGAACGCCTATCTCAAGATCAAGCGGCGGGGGCAGCTGTGA
- a CDS encoding MoxR family ATPase, translating into MNLADINALGDRIRAEMGKAIIGQDEIIDHLLIALFSSGHVLLEGPPGTAKTFMAQCFAACLSLDFGRIQFTPDLMPGDIIGSNLFNFQTSQFTLTRGAIFTDLLLADEINRTPPKTQAALLEAMQERSVTLDGTRHALSPHFMVVATQNPIEQQGVYPLPEAQLDRFLFKLLVGYPDAAEEARIVAEYGKRSGVQRPDAFAIQPQVTAEELSAARAAVGEVKLVDEVVAYIVRLVRATRETADFESGASPRAAIMLANAARARAALQGRDYVIPDDVKQLAASVLRHRTLLSPAAEIEGRRVEIIVADLVERTEAPR; encoded by the coding sequence ATGAACTTGGCCGATATCAACGCTTTGGGTGATCGCATCCGCGCCGAAATGGGCAAGGCCATTATCGGGCAGGACGAGATCATCGATCATCTGCTGATCGCGCTGTTTTCCAGCGGGCACGTACTGCTGGAAGGGCCGCCGGGGACCGCCAAGACCTTCATGGCGCAGTGCTTTGCCGCGTGCCTGTCGCTCGATTTCGGGCGCATCCAGTTCACCCCGGACCTGATGCCCGGCGACATCATCGGATCCAACCTGTTCAACTTCCAGACCAGCCAGTTCACGCTGACGCGCGGTGCGATCTTCACCGACCTGCTGCTGGCCGACGAAATCAACCGCACCCCGCCCAAGACCCAGGCCGCGCTGCTGGAGGCGATGCAGGAGCGCAGCGTGACGCTGGACGGCACGCGGCATGCGCTTTCGCCGCATTTCATGGTGGTGGCGACCCAGAACCCGATCGAGCAACAGGGGGTGTATCCGCTGCCCGAAGCCCAGCTCGACCGCTTTCTGTTCAAGCTGCTGGTCGGCTATCCGGATGCGGCAGAAGAGGCGCGGATCGTTGCCGAATATGGCAAGCGCAGCGGCGTGCAGCGTCCCGATGCCTTTGCCATCCAGCCGCAGGTAACGGCCGAGGAGCTCAGCGCGGCGCGCGCTGCCGTCGGCGAGGTCAAGCTGGTCGATGAGGTCGTCGCCTATATCGTGCGGCTGGTGCGGGCGACGCGCGAGACGGCGGATTTCGAGAGCGGAGCTAGCCCGCGCGCTGCGATCATGCTGGCCAATGCGGCGCGCGCACGCGCTGCGCTTCAGGGTCGCGACTATGTGATCCCCGATGACGTCAAGCAGCTCGCAGCCTCGGTGCTGCGCCACCGCACGCTGCTGTCGCCCGCCGCCGAGATCGAAGGTCGCCGCGTCGAGATAATCGTCGCCGATCTGGTCGAACGGACCGAGGCGCCGCGTTGA
- a CDS encoding DUF4350 domain-containing protein has product MASETGGSPFARGTVLLMVAIGFAAFLALLYAIGAGGALRKGNNGQAHGASASIVGYSALGRLLENTGTPVRYGRSPVAVQQQDLLIITPEISADPTELAALVNQRAFIGPTIIILPKWQVSPLDGLKSGWVQLDSPWVAMQSPQILSQLVTARTRLEGVSPQFSQFPLVQAETPEQKTAMLKQALKARVTITGDKLKTVLADPASGAARVAVIDDGGWYPSLDADASAEPGSGVQQGRYPVVIVADADLMNNMGLANRKTAAQALQIVDAAWSGGGEGVVFDLTQNGLGASENLLSVAFRPPFVGAVASLVLAAIAFAWMAFFRFGPPLSDERPFGFGKTALVRGSAALVRRLGRDHLVANAYADLLRDRAARALGLPPSLPPDQVDARLALVPADGEGRSYEQLLNDMRSARDRPAIAAAARALYGWKKDRMG; this is encoded by the coding sequence ATGGCGAGCGAGACCGGCGGCTCCCCCTTTGCGCGCGGCACGGTGCTGCTGATGGTCGCCATCGGCTTCGCCGCGTTTCTGGCGCTGCTCTATGCGATCGGGGCAGGCGGGGCGCTGCGGAAGGGCAATAATGGCCAGGCGCATGGCGCATCGGCAAGCATCGTCGGCTATTCGGCTCTTGGGCGTCTGCTCGAGAACACGGGAACGCCGGTTCGCTACGGACGCAGCCCGGTGGCGGTGCAGCAGCAGGACCTGCTGATCATCACCCCCGAGATTTCCGCCGATCCGACCGAACTTGCCGCCCTGGTCAACCAGCGCGCCTTTATCGGCCCCACGATCATCATCCTGCCCAAATGGCAGGTGTCCCCTCTTGATGGCCTCAAGAGCGGCTGGGTTCAGCTCGATTCGCCATGGGTGGCGATGCAATCGCCGCAGATCCTGTCGCAGCTGGTCACCGCCAGGACGCGGCTCGAAGGCGTCAGCCCTCAGTTTTCGCAGTTTCCCCTCGTCCAGGCCGAAACGCCCGAGCAGAAGACCGCGATGCTGAAACAGGCGCTGAAGGCGCGGGTAACGATTACCGGCGACAAGCTGAAGACCGTGCTGGCCGATCCGGCGTCCGGCGCAGCGCGGGTTGCGGTCATCGACGATGGCGGCTGGTATCCCTCGCTGGATGCCGATGCGTCGGCCGAGCCGGGTTCCGGCGTGCAGCAGGGGCGCTATCCGGTCGTGATCGTTGCCGATGCCGACCTGATGAACAATATGGGGCTGGCCAACCGCAAGACGGCCGCGCAGGCGTTGCAGATTGTCGATGCAGCCTGGTCGGGCGGCGGTGAAGGCGTGGTGTTCGACCTCACCCAGAACGGCCTTGGCGCGTCGGAAAACCTGCTCTCGGTCGCGTTCCGCCCGCCCTTTGTCGGCGCGGTCGCCAGCCTGGTGCTGGCAGCGATCGCCTTTGCGTGGATGGCCTTCTTCCGCTTTGGCCCGCCCTTGTCGGATGAGCGGCCCTTTGGCTTTGGCAAGACGGCGCTGGTGCGCGGCAGCGCGGCGCTCGTCCGCCGGCTCGGGCGCGATCATCTCGTCGCCAATGCGTATGCCGATCTGCTGCGCGATCGTGCGGCCCGCGCGCTGGGTCTGCCGCCATCGCTGCCGCCCGATCAGGTCGATGCAAGGCTGGCCCTGGTGCCTGCCGATGGCGAGGGCCGAAGCTACGAACAGTTGTTGAACGACATGCGCAGCGCGCGCGACCGGCCCGCCATCGCGGCCGCTGCGCGCGCGCTTTATGGATGGAAAAAGGACCGGATGGGATGA
- a CDS encoding stage II sporulation protein M, whose protein sequence is MQASGEQAVAAAVLRSDRFRLERERDWQRLDAMVTAMEKGRLKKLSDNDVMALPVLYRNLLSSLSIARESSLDAGLIAYLESLTLRAYFIVYGTRTTLGGWCRGFFGGGLSRAVRSIWPDLLVALAAMVAGAVLGFFLVDADTQWYYRLVPSQFSDVRVPGASREALMGTLFSDTEKEGLSVFAAYLFNNNAQVAIMAFALGFAFGVPTLLLLVYNMVGLGAMLWVFASRGLTVEFIGWLSIHGTTELLAILLAGGAGLHIGRALGFPGPRSHLTALGDAGRRAAQVMAGVIVMLICAGLLEGFARQLVQSTAMRYAIGYGVLAVWLTYFFAFRPRRV, encoded by the coding sequence ATGCAAGCCTCGGGCGAACAGGCCGTGGCCGCCGCAGTGCTGCGCAGCGACCGTTTCCGGCTGGAGCGCGAGCGTGACTGGCAGCGGCTCGACGCCATGGTCACTGCGATGGAGAAGGGGCGGCTCAAGAAGCTGTCCGACAATGACGTCATGGCATTGCCGGTGCTCTATCGCAACCTGCTCTCCAGCCTGTCGATCGCGCGCGAAAGCTCGCTCGATGCGGGGCTGATCGCCTATCTGGAATCGCTGACGCTGCGCGCGTATTTCATCGTTTACGGCACGCGCACGACGCTGGGCGGCTGGTGCCGCGGCTTTTTCGGCGGCGGACTGAGCCGCGCGGTGCGCAGCATTTGGCCGGACTTGCTGGTGGCGCTGGCGGCCATGGTCGCTGGCGCAGTGCTGGGCTTCTTCCTCGTCGATGCGGACACGCAATGGTACTACCGGCTGGTGCCCAGCCAGTTCAGCGACGTGCGCGTGCCGGGTGCCTCGCGTGAGGCGCTGATGGGCACCTTGTTCAGCGATACGGAAAAAGAGGGGCTCTCGGTCTTCGCCGCCTATCTGTTCAACAACAATGCCCAGGTCGCGATCATGGCCTTTGCGCTGGGCTTTGCCTTTGGCGTGCCGACCTTGCTGCTGCTGGTGTACAATATGGTGGGCCTGGGTGCGATGCTCTGGGTATTCGCGTCGCGCGGGCTGACGGTCGAGTTTATCGGCTGGCTCTCGATCCATGGGACGACCGAGCTGCTCGCCATCCTGCTGGCCGGGGGCGCAGGGCTGCATATCGGGCGGGCGCTGGGCTTTCCGGGTCCACGCAGCCATCTGACCGCTTTGGGCGATGCCGGGCGAAGGGCAGCGCAGGTGATGGCGGGGGTGATCGTGATGCTGATCTGCGCGGGGCTGCTTGAAGGCTTTGCCCGCCAGCTCGTCCAGTCGACGGCCATGCGCTATGCGATCGGCTATGGCGTGCTGGCGGTCTGGCTCACCTATTTCTTTGCCTTCCGCCCGAGGCGCGTCTGA